GTTCTCCATATCAGCGGTAAGCATCTCTTCCATCCGCTCCACAAAAGCCCTGGCGGTATTGATCGCCATGATCTCGAAATTCAGCCGCATTGAGCGATTGTCGAGATTGGCCGTACCCACGGCGGCGTAACGATCATCCACCAGGATGGTCTTCTGATGCATAAACCCCCTCTGATAACGGTAAATCGAGATACCGGCCTGGGAGGCCTGAACCAGGTAGGAATAGGCCGCCAGGCCAATCAGCCAACTGTCGGTTTTTTGTGGAATGATCACGCGGACGTCGACCCCTCTCAGAGCCGCCAGTTGCAGGGCATTGAGGATCTGAAAGTCCGGCACGAAATAGGGTGAGGCTATCCAGATCCTGTCACGGGCGTTGTTGATGCAGTTGAGAAAAAATAGCGCGCCGGTCTCATAGGTGTCGGCGGGCCCCATCGGCAGAATCAGCACTTCCTCGTCTTCATCGGCTGTCGCAGGAGCCTTCCAGTCAAGGTCCGGCATGTCTTCGCTGGCCCAGTTCCAGTCCTCCAGCCAGGCCAGTTGCAGGCCCTGGGCGGCGGGCCCGCGGATGCGGCAGTGAGTGTCGCGCCAGGGCTCTTCATCGCCCACGGCACCGAGGTATTCATCGCCAAGATTGATCCCGCCGACAAACCCCACGTCGCCATCACACACCAGCAGTTTGCGATGATTGCGGAAATTGACCTGCAGTTTCATACGGCGGAGATTGCCATCACCGAACGAGGCCACGTGGGCGCCGGCTGCCGCCAGTTCCCTGAGGTACTTGCGGGGCAGCAGCACGCTGCCGATGTCATCATATAGAAACCAGACCTCGACACCCTGGGCCAGTTTCCGCTTGAGGATCGACTTGATACGCTGGCCGACCTTGTCGGAGCGCACGATGTAGAATTCCAGCAGAATGTAGTGGCGGGCGTCCTCCATGGCCTCGAACAGGGCATCAAAGGTGGCCGCGCCGTCTTTCAGCAGGTCACATCGGTTGCCCCGGGTAAAGGACTGCCGACCGAGCCGGGACAGCACCTGAAGCTCGTTGCTGTCCCGAGACTGACCGGGGCAGTCGATTAGGTGGTTCTGGCTTTCGAACTGTGTGATGGCGCCAGCGACGGCTTCCTCGCCTGGCCGCCTTGCGTGTAGGTAGCCGCCAAAGCGGTTGCGGCCGAACAATAGGAACCAGGGCACAGCAAGGTAGGGCAGGCCAAGAAGCGCCAGTATCCAGGCGATGGCGCCCTGGGCGGTGCGGTAGCTCAGCAGTATCTGGTAGATGCAGGCAATTGCGACGGTGTAGAGGGCGATCAGCCCAAGGATGATCCAGGTTGGGTCCGCTGCATTCATGATCCGCCCCGTCGGCTCTGGTCAGCCAGGTGTCGGGCCCGATATTGCGCCGGGGCAATACCGGTCCAGCGTTTGAACGCCCGGCTGAACGCGCTCAGCTCCGAGAAACCCAGCAAAAACGCGATTTCCCCCAGGGCATAGTGATCCGAAGCGACATAGCGCATGGCCTTGTCCTTGCGCACCTCCTCCACCAGGTCGTGAAAGCCCAGACCTTCCTTCTTCAGCCGGCGGTAGAGTGTCTGGCGGCTCATATGACACTGCCTGGCCAGGGTGTCGGCATCAATCCGTTCCGTGGACATCTGCTGGGAAATCAGCCGACGGATCTTGCGGCCGAAAGTCCGGCGGCTCTGAAGCCGCGACAGCAGTGTATTCACCTGTTTGAGAACTGCCGAATACACGTAGGGGTTGCGATGAGGAATGGGGTGCTGAAGGTGACGGCTGTCGAAGGCCAGCCGAGTAGATTTGCAGCCAAATCGCACCGTGCCGCCGAACAGCTCGCGATATTCCCCGGCGTAGTCGGGGCTGGCATGGGCAATTTCCACCCAGTCGGCGACAATGCCCGGGTGGATGAAATGGCGGGTACGGCACAACACCGACGCAATGGTGCGGTCCATGTCCTGGCGGCAATAGTGCCCGGGCGAGTCCGCCTGCCAGGTCAGAACCGCCTGGTCACCGGTCTGCTCGAAGCTGAGCCGGACGGATTCGTTGATCAGACGATGAAGTCTTACATACTGGGTCACCGCCTCGCCCAGGGTATCGCAGTTGAAAAACACGTGTCCGACCAGGCCCATGCGGTCTGGGTCCACCATCTGCCCCACGTGCAGTCCCACGGCCGGGTCTCCGGTGACCGCCTCCGCGTATTCCCAAAGATGATAATGCTGATCCGCCGGGATCATCAGATCCGGATCGGTCAGCGCTTCCTGCGGATAACCGGTGATCTGCTCGACCGCTGCCGGGTCCAGAACGCCCTGGCACCTGAGGTAGTGCACCAGCGCCAGGGTGCTGGAAGCGGCAATCATGGGTGATGTTCTGGAATCAGCGTGTTCGGCGCTCACGATAACCTTTGCTTTTGGTAGAGACGTTGTCGCCCCGTAGAGAAAAATATCACAAGGGGTGTCACAAACTGTCAAGGGAATGGGACAGCCTGTCAATCGTCCCGGTTGCCACTAAAGATAGCATTGTAACCAGTCAACAAAGCAATCGGGTTTCATTCATCAGGAGGTGTTTTATGGAGCGTGAGATTTTTGTCCCCCATAGCGAGCAGGAACGTATCAACGTGATGGCTCTGGCAGAGTACCTGGACAGCATCTACTATTGCTGATCATACGTTTACCTGACATTTTATCAGCCGGGCTTGCCCGGCTTTTTTGTGTCCGTGCATTCTACGTCTGACATTTTTCTGTCTGAGGCCTTTCGACTGGAGAATCTATTAATGAGTGTTGAGCTTCATCATCGGGTCACGGGCGAAGGCAAGCCGCTGATCCTTCTGCACGGGCTGTTCGGATCGCTGGACAACCTGGGTGTGATCGCCCGGGGGCTTGAGGATCGCTGGCAGATTCACGCCCTCGATCAGCGTAATCATGGTCGGTCACCACACACTGACACCATGACCTACCCGGAAATGGCCGATGATGTGCTGGCCTATATGGATGCCCGGGGAATCGACAGAGCGAGCATTCTGGGACACTCCATGGGGGGCAAGGTGGCCATGCAGCTAGCCCTGAAGGCACCGGAGCGTGTGGAGAAAATCATTGTTGCCGATATTTCGCCGGTAACCTACCACCCCCGTCATGATCACGTTCTGGAGGGACTCAAAGCCGTCGATACCAGCAGCATCGAATCGCGCAAAGACGCGGATCAGGCACTGTCGGAGTATGTCGAGGAAGCGGGAGTCAGGCAGTTTTTGCTGAAAAACCTTGCGCCGGTTCCGGCGTCGGAGCAGGAGGAAGGCGGCCGTTATCGCTGGAGGCTCAACCTCCCGGTGATCGACCAGAGCTATGCCGCGCTGTCTGCCGCCCCCGAGGGTCAGGGCCCCTACAAGGGGCCGGTTCTGTTTATCAAGGGCGCGGAGTCGGCCTACATCCAGACCAAGCACCGGGATACCATCATGGGCCTGTTCCCGAACGCCGATCTGCGGATTATCGATGGCACCGGTCACTGGTTGCACGCTGAAAAGCCGGACACTTTTATAGCACTCTGCCGCCGCTTTCTGGACGGCTAGCCCTGGCTGTCTGGTAAGGTTAGGCAACCAAACAATAAGACGGAAAAACATCATGAAGTGGTTTGCGGGTTTTGTACTGGTGGTCTTTGTGGTACTCGGCGGTTTTCTGCTGGCGGAGTCCCCCGTCGACAGTGCCGCCTGGAGCCCGCCTGAAGCGTCACCCATGACCGGCAATCTGGCGCCCAATGAACACCTGGAATCTGCAGGCCTGCTTGCCAAAGGTCAGGTCTACGGCCCGGAAGACACTACGGTAGACGCTAATGGCGTGGTTTATACCGGCACCCAGGACGGCTGGATTGTCCGGGTCTGGCCGGATGGCCGGGTGGAAAACTGGCTCAATACCGGTGGGCGCCCCCTGGGCATGGTCTTCGACCAGGAAGGTAACCTGATCGTGGCCGATGCCTGGAAAGGCCTGCTTTCCATCGCGCCGGACAAGGGGGTTACAGTGCTGGCGGACGAGGCGGAAGGATTGCCATTCGGTTTCACTGACGACGTCGATATCGCCCCGGACGGGCGAATCTACTTCACTGACGCCAGTTCCCGTTTCAATCAGCCCGAGTACATGCTGGACCTGCTGGAAATGCGGCCCCACGGGCGCCTTTTGCGTTATGATCCGGCAACCGGTAGAACCGAGGTACTGCTCCGCGACCTTTACTTTGCCAATGGCGTGGCGGTATCGCCGGACGGCGACTACCTGCTGATGAACGAGACCTGGAAATACCGGATCCTCAAGTACTGGATCGGCAAGCGTGAACCCGGCAGCACCGAAGTATTCGCCGATAACCTGCCAGGGTTTCCGGACAACCTGGCCGTGGACAGCGCCGGCCGTTACTGGGTGGCTTTTCCCACGCTCCGCAATAGTCAGATTGATACCATGCACCCCCGACCCTGGCTCAAAGAGCTGATCGCCAAGATGCCGGAGGCTCTTCGGCCCAAACCCCGGGAATACGGCCTGGCGCTCGCGTTCAATGAGCAGGGGGAGGTGCTGGCGAGTCTTCACGATACCGACGGCAAGCATCTGCAGGAGATCACCTCGGTGAATCCCCACAACGGCATTTTGTATTTCGGGTCATTGCACAACGACCGGATCGGGCGACTGCCGATCGAAGCGGTTCCGGGTCTGACGGAGGGTAACAATGAGTGACCAGCCAGAACTGCACTGGGATTTGCCATCACCGTTCACTCAGCAAATAAGGGTGTCGCCTGAGGATACTGACCGCCTCGGACACGCCAACAATGTGGTGTATCTGCGCTGGCTCGAGGAAGTGAGTTGGGCCCATATCGAGAGCCTCGGAATGACCTGGGCGCTGCACGAACAGACCGGCAAGGCGATGGCCATCACCCGTACGGAAATTGATTATCTGGCTTCGGCCAACGCCGGCGAT
This DNA window, taken from Marinobacter halotolerans, encodes the following:
- a CDS encoding SMP-30/gluconolactonase/LRE family protein, which codes for MKWFAGFVLVVFVVLGGFLLAESPVDSAAWSPPEASPMTGNLAPNEHLESAGLLAKGQVYGPEDTTVDANGVVYTGTQDGWIVRVWPDGRVENWLNTGGRPLGMVFDQEGNLIVADAWKGLLSIAPDKGVTVLADEAEGLPFGFTDDVDIAPDGRIYFTDASSRFNQPEYMLDLLEMRPHGRLLRYDPATGRTEVLLRDLYFANGVAVSPDGDYLLMNETWKYRILKYWIGKREPGSTEVFADNLPGFPDNLAVDSAGRYWVAFPTLRNSQIDTMHPRPWLKELIAKMPEALRPKPREYGLALAFNEQGEVLASLHDTDGKHLQEITSVNPHNGILYFGSLHNDRIGRLPIEAVPGLTEGNNE
- the cls gene encoding cardiolipin synthase, which produces MNAADPTWIILGLIALYTVAIACIYQILLSYRTAQGAIAWILALLGLPYLAVPWFLLFGRNRFGGYLHARRPGEEAVAGAITQFESQNHLIDCPGQSRDSNELQVLSRLGRQSFTRGNRCDLLKDGAATFDALFEAMEDARHYILLEFYIVRSDKVGQRIKSILKRKLAQGVEVWFLYDDIGSVLLPRKYLRELAAAGAHVASFGDGNLRRMKLQVNFRNHRKLLVCDGDVGFVGGINLGDEYLGAVGDEEPWRDTHCRIRGPAAQGLQLAWLEDWNWASEDMPDLDWKAPATADEDEEVLILPMGPADTYETGALFFLNCINNARDRIWIASPYFVPDFQILNALQLAALRGVDVRVIIPQKTDSWLIGLAAYSYLVQASQAGISIYRYQRGFMHQKTILVDDRYAAVGTANLDNRSMRLNFEIMAINTARAFVERMEEMLTADMENCRLMTEQDYRDRSILFRLTCRATRLAGPLL
- a CDS encoding alpha/beta fold hydrolase, with product MSVELHHRVTGEGKPLILLHGLFGSLDNLGVIARGLEDRWQIHALDQRNHGRSPHTDTMTYPEMADDVLAYMDARGIDRASILGHSMGGKVAMQLALKAPERVEKIIVADISPVTYHPRHDHVLEGLKAVDTSSIESRKDADQALSEYVEEAGVRQFLLKNLAPVPASEQEEGGRYRWRLNLPVIDQSYAALSAAPEGQGPYKGPVLFIKGAESAYIQTKHRDTIMGLFPNADLRIIDGTGHWLHAEKPDTFIALCRRFLDG
- a CDS encoding AraC family transcriptional regulator, which codes for MIAASSTLALVHYLRCQGVLDPAAVEQITGYPQEALTDPDLMIPADQHYHLWEYAEAVTGDPAVGLHVGQMVDPDRMGLVGHVFFNCDTLGEAVTQYVRLHRLINESVRLSFEQTGDQAVLTWQADSPGHYCRQDMDRTIASVLCRTRHFIHPGIVADWVEIAHASPDYAGEYRELFGGTVRFGCKSTRLAFDSRHLQHPIPHRNPYVYSAVLKQVNTLLSRLQSRRTFGRKIRRLISQQMSTERIDADTLARQCHMSRQTLYRRLKKEGLGFHDLVEEVRKDKAMRYVASDHYALGEIAFLLGFSELSAFSRAFKRWTGIAPAQYRARHLADQSRRGGS
- a CDS encoding acyl-CoA thioesterase → MSDQPELHWDLPSPFTQQIRVSPEDTDRLGHANNVVYLRWLEEVSWAHIESLGMTWALHEQTGKAMAITRTEIDYLASANAGDVLELGTWLTDFDGRFRSARQFQLIRKSDGKTLVRALSTHACVDMKSQRPSRMPPEFKRILASVLVEGGRGLDG